The uncultured Bacteroides sp. DNA segment CTTTTATTTTCCTGATAGCATTTGTCATCAAATTGACCACAACATCTACAATGCATAGAGTGCGGCAATATCATATATACAAGAGAAATAAGTCCGGCAATAATCAGCAGAACCGGCCAATAAGTATGTACGAACCCATCGGCCTGTAAAGGCAAGAAATCGGGATATATCATAAGGATCCGTGGTAAGAGGAAGAATGTTCCGGTACTAAACAAAATTAGGCCTGACCAAAAATGGCGCTTGAGCAAAGACATTACACCTATTACAAGCAAAAGCATTGGCCAAGAAAACAGGAATGCTTTGTAAGGTTGTGGAATAAAGCCTAAGTTGAGACCTAAAAAGACAAAGCCTACAATGATGAGTAACACCGCAAACTTAGCAGAAGGTTTTTGGTGGTGATTTTTTCTAGAAGTTTTCATGTTCATCTTTATTTTTATTATTTTATTTTATTCTTTATTATTTCCTGCAAATATAAGAGAATCAACAGATTACATGCAATAGCAAATCGATAAACATCATAGTAAACCCGACAAATGCATGCTTATAGCCGATAAAAATAAAATAATAGCGCATAAAATAGGGATGCCTTGCAAAAGAAATAGAAATCTAATAACTAAAAACATCCGGATGTTCTATACTATAACATGGGGATGTTGACTTATATAACATCCCCATGTTTTTAGATACAACATGGGGATGTTTTTAAAGAATAAGACACTATTTACAAATAGAGAATAAACTAGAAGCACTTATAGAAAGGCTATAGAGGCAACGGAACTATATAAGATAAAAAAGATTCGTATGCAGTAGTAACGGAGAAGTGCCTGAAAAGGAGAGAATTTGAAGAAACTAAAAAAGCTTGGCTATTCACCTTAAAGGTAAACTGCCAAGCTTTTTTAATATTCTTTCGTCTATGTGTTTGTTTAATACTCTTCCTCGTTGAAGAAAAAATCTTCTTTACTAGGATAATCAGGCCAGATATCTTCTATACTCTCATAGATTTCACCCTCATCTTCCATCTCTTGAAGATTTTCGATCACTTCAAGAGGAGCACCCGAGCGCATAGCATAATCGATAAGTTCATCCTTGGTAGCAGGCCAGGGAGCATCTTCCAATTTAGATGCTAATTCCAATGTCCAATACATAGTTTTAAAATATTTAAAATGTGAATATTAATGCCTATCCTCTACTTTTTTCGGCAAAAGTATAATAAAATAGTTCACTTACAACTATTTATTCCAAAATATTTCTTCTTTTTTTTCGAGAAAATTAATCTTACGTGATAAGACGAATAAATAATCGGAAAGTCTATTTACGTAAGCCAACAGATTTGCATCTATTTCATAATCTTCTGTAAGGCTTAAAATGCGTCTCTCAGCCCGTCTGCACACGGTGCGACAGACATGACTGATAGCAGATCCTCTAGAGCCTCCGGGGATAACAAACCAACGCAAGGTTGGCAACATTTCGTCCGCAGCATCAATCTCTGCTTCCATAAAAGCAACATCATCAGGAGTGATGATACTCACATCATGCAATTTCATCTTCTCTTGATCTGTGGCTAGGTGAGAGCCCACCGAAAACAATTTATCTTGTACAGCCGAAACGAATAAGCGGTCTCGTTCCTCTGTAAGATAGGTTACTAACAAGCCTAAATTTGCATTCAATTCATCAACCGTTCCGTAAGCCTCAAGGCGAGCATGCGTTTTTGACACACGTGTTCCTCCAATCAGCCCGGTTGTTCCTTTATCACCGGTTTTTGTATATACAAGACTCTTCTTCATGTTTCTCTGTTATTAGTGATTTATCATTAACATTAGTATAAGTCTAAAAGTTGATTAGATAATGTTGTTTTATCTTCTTTTTATCAAAAAAAATAATGCCAAAGTCGTAAAGATCAAAGCTAATGCCTGTACGTTCATCCGTCTGCATTCGCCTCCAAACAGTTTTCATCTTACGAGAGTAGCCTATTCCTTCAACAACGAACATCGAGTGCGCATGAACACGCGAAGCGCAAACATCAAACACCTTTTCTACAAAAACAGAATTATTAGAATGATGCAGATACAAAAAATCCACTGGAACGTCTTTCTCGAGAAATAATTCCGAAAGATCAGAAGAGGCTATGTAGTTTGCATCCGCTTTAGCTGCTTGCAGATAAAGAGCAGAAGATGAAAGCGTGCCGGCATCAACAATCGTTCGGGGCTGTGCCCAATTAACGAGTCTGAATAACAACCGATTCATTTTAGTCGATTCGCGAGCCCAATCTTTTCCTTTCTCTTGAGACATTTCCTTCTCCTTCAGAAGCAAATCTTCGTATGCATAATAAGGAGAATCTTCGTAAATAACATAGGTGATCAGATTAAAAGCAAAAGGAGAGTGTACGCCATAGCCACAACGATGACGAAAGCGTCGTAACCAAACAAAGGGGCGTTTCAATGTAAGAATCACATTCATGGATTAGCAGACTATTTTTGCAGCCACAAAGATAGTATTTTTTATACTGCTGAAAAGTTTACGTGCCAAAAGTGAGTTAAAAAAGCTCTGATATATTGCATAACGAACCAACGTTCGTACATTTGCGAATTAACAAAACAAGAATGGAAGAGAATAAAAAAAAGAATACGCCAAAACAAGAACAGATAGCACGCTTTGCCAAAGCATTAGGACACCCGACCCGGGTTGCCATCTTATATTTTCTTGCTTCACAAGATTGTTGCTACTTTGGTGATATTCATGATGAATTGCCTATAGCAAAAGCTACTGTGTCGCAACATTTGAAAGAATTGAAAGAAGCGGGATTAATTCAGGGAGAAATAGAACCTCCGAAAGTAAAATATTGCATTAATGCCGAAAATTGGTTATTGGCACAAAATCTATTTGCCGAGTTCTTCAAAGACTGCAGCAAAACAAAGTGCAAAGAAAATGAAAACAACAGCGACTGTAGAAAAAAGTAGTGATGGGTTTTATTCCATCTATTTAGAGCAAGAGATAAATAATAATAGCAGCGCCAAATGATGAAACAATTAATTGCATGTTGCGGATTGGATTGCGAAAGTTGCGATGCCCGCATAGCCACTGTCGGAAACGACAATGAGTTAAGAGAAAAAACCGCCCAAAAGTGGAGTGTAATGAACAATGCACCGGAAATTACAGCAGCAACCATAAATTGTATGGGTTGTCGTACAGATGGAGCGAAATTTGCGTATTGCAGCGATTATTGCAAAATTCGCAAATGTGTATATGAAAAAGGATTTAACACCTGCGGCGACTGTAAAGAATTGGATAATTGTCACATAGTTAGTCCTATCTTTCAGCATGCTCCTAACGCAAAAGAAAATCTTCTATCTGCGACAACTAAATAACTTCTGCAAAAAGTATCTTGGTGATACACTGTGCACTGAGTAATATTTGCAAAAGATATTTAGTACGCCTTACAGAAAAGAAAAAGCCCTAATAATCGTCTGATTATCAGGGCTCCTAAGTACCCAGACCCGGGGTCGAACCGGGATGGAAATGAATCCACTGGTGTTTGAGACCAGCGCGTCTACCGATTCCGCCATCTGGGCTTAATTGCGGTGCAAAGGTACTTCTTTTTTTGAAACCTGCAAGAGAATGCATAGAAAAATAAAAGATAAACAATAAAACCCATGACGAACTCTCCAAATTAATAAAATTAGCGGTACATTAGCGGAAACTTTTAATACAGTCAATATCATGACAAACAAGGATAATTATTGTGTCATAATGGGCGGTGGAATTGGTAGCCGATTCTGGCCTTTTAGCCGCAAAACGCTCCCTAAACAGTTTCTCGATTTTTTTGGAACAGGCCGCTCGCTATTACAGCAAACATTCGACAGATTCAATAAGATTATTCCGACTGAAAACATCCTAATTGTAACCAATGCCATATATGCTGACTTGGTAAAAGAACAATTGCCAGGACTAAAACCGGAACAAATATTACTGGAACCGACAAGAAGAAACACTGCTCCTTGCATAGCATGGGCAGCTTATCATATCAGGGCAATAAACCCTAAAGCAAACATCGTCGTTGCTCCGTCCGACCACCTTATCTTAAAAGAAGGAGATTTTCTTGATACCATAGAAAAAGGGCTGCATTTTGTATCCCACTCGGATAAGCTCCTAACCCTTGGGATTAAACCCAACAGGCCGGAAACAGGATACGGATACATACAAATAGCCGAAAAAGAAGCTGAGAATTTTCATAAAGTCAAAACCTTTACTGAGAAACCGGAACTGGAGTTAGCGAAGGTTTTTGTAGAAAGTGGAGAATTTTATTGGAATTCCGGCCTGTTTGTCTGGAATGTAAATACAATCATAAAAGCAGTAGAAGAGCTGATCCCTGAATTGGCAGAAAACTTAGCCGAAGGAAATAGTGCATACGGAACGCCTAATGAAAAAGCTTTTATCGACGCAAACTTCCCGGCTTGTCCGAACGTATCTATAGATATTGGCATTATGGAAAAAGCGGATAATGTATATGTTTCTCTAGGAGACTTTGGCTGGTCGGACTTAGGAACATGGGGGTCGCTATACGACCTATCACCTAAGGACATAGACAAGAATGTAGTATTGAAATGCCAATCTCTCATCTATGACGGCAAGGATAATATCATAGCCCTTCCTGAAGGAAAACTCGCTGTAATAGAAGGATTGGAAGGGTATCTTATCGCTGAGTCGGACAATGTCTTGCTTATTTGCAAAAAAGATGAAGAGCACGCTATCAGAAAATATGTAAATGATGCACAAATAAAACTGGGAGAAGATTATATCTAACATTCCCATCCTCCGAAAATAAGAAAGGGACTCCGTTTTGAGAGTCCCTTTCTTATTTTCGGAGGATGGATTAAGTGCTTAAACTTTATTTCTTACCGACCAACGCGGCTCTTATTGACGCAGCAATATCAGTAAATTCTTCTTCGGGGAGTTTTAGCTTAGGATTGGAAATGATCATATCCGATTCTTTGTTAATGGGGATCAAATGAATATGAGCATGCGGAACCTCAAGTCCCATCACTGCTACGCCCACCCGTTTGCAAGGTATTGCAACTTCAATCGCCTGAGCCACATGCTTTGCAAAAACATGCATAGCAGCAAGATCTTCATCAGTTAAGTCAAAGATATAATCAATCTCTTGCTTAGGGATTACAAGTGTATGCCCTTTAACTAAAGGATTAATATCAAGGAATGCAAAAAACTTATCATTTTCTGCCACCTTGTAGCATGGAATTTCACCTGCTATAATCCGACTAAAAATAGTTGCCATAAATTTCTCTTCTATAAAACAGTAATTCTTGATCTTATATAAAAAAAGGCTGAAAACCATACGATCTTCAACCTTAGACTTTCCTTTAAAAGGAGATGTTCATAATTTCAAGGCTAATTTTGCCTTGTGGAACTTGAATTTCAGTAACATCACCAACCTTCTTTCCAAGCAACCCCTGAGCAATAGGG contains these protein-coding regions:
- a CDS encoding DUF5668 domain-containing protein: MKTSRKNHHQKPSAKFAVLLIIVGFVFLGLNLGFIPQPYKAFLFSWPMLLLVIGVMSLLKRHFWSGLILFSTGTFFLLPRILMIYPDFLPLQADGFVHTYWPVLLIIAGLISLVYMILPHSMHCRCCGQFDDKCYQENKRRADKVGGAAEEYAEGYFNKQSVFSSGKYIVLDPIFKGGEINTVLGETILDLRKTSLADGNTVLNLNTVLGGVTIYVPAHWVVDIKIESIMYSFKDGRIDREQPSDVTKRLTIEGAGVLGGGELRN
- a CDS encoding DUF2795 domain-containing protein — encoded protein: MYWTLELASKLEDAPWPATKDELIDYAMRSGAPLEVIENLQEMEDEGEIYESIEDIWPDYPSKEDFFFNEEEY
- a CDS encoding cob(I)yrinic acid a,c-diamide adenosyltransferase is translated as MKKSLVYTKTGDKGTTGLIGGTRVSKTHARLEAYGTVDELNANLGLLVTYLTEERDRLFVSAVQDKLFSVGSHLATDQEKMKLHDVSIITPDDVAFMEAEIDAADEMLPTLRWFVIPGGSRGSAISHVCRTVCRRAERRILSLTEDYEIDANLLAYVNRLSDYLFVLSRKINFLEKKEEIFWNK
- a CDS encoding winged helix-turn-helix domain-containing protein — translated: MEENKKKNTPKQEQIARFAKALGHPTRVAILYFLASQDCCYFGDIHDELPIAKATVSQHLKELKEAGLIQGEIEPPKVKYCINAENWLLAQNLFAEFFKDCSKTKCKENENNSDCRKK
- a CDS encoding DUF3795 domain-containing protein, giving the protein MKQLIACCGLDCESCDARIATVGNDNELREKTAQKWSVMNNAPEITAATINCMGCRTDGAKFAYCSDYCKIRKCVYEKGFNTCGDCKELDNCHIVSPIFQHAPNAKENLLSATTK
- a CDS encoding mannose-1-phosphate guanylyltransferase; this translates as MTNKDNYCVIMGGGIGSRFWPFSRKTLPKQFLDFFGTGRSLLQQTFDRFNKIIPTENILIVTNAIYADLVKEQLPGLKPEQILLEPTRRNTAPCIAWAAYHIRAINPKANIVVAPSDHLILKEGDFLDTIEKGLHFVSHSDKLLTLGIKPNRPETGYGYIQIAEKEAENFHKVKTFTEKPELELAKVFVESGEFYWNSGLFVWNVNTIIKAVEELIPELAENLAEGNSAYGTPNEKAFIDANFPACPNVSIDIGIMEKADNVYVSLGDFGWSDLGTWGSLYDLSPKDIDKNVVLKCQSLIYDGKDNIIALPEGKLAVIEGLEGYLIAESDNVLLICKKDEEHAIRKYVNDAQIKLGEDYI
- a CDS encoding HIT family protein; amino-acid sequence: MATIFSRIIAGEIPCYKVAENDKFFAFLDINPLVKGHTLVIPKQEIDYIFDLTDEDLAAMHVFAKHVAQAIEVAIPCKRVGVAVMGLEVPHAHIHLIPINKESDMIISNPKLKLPEEEFTDIAASIRAALVGKK